AGAGCATCTAACATGCGTTGGGCAGAGGGAGATGCATTCTGTAGTTGAATCCCCTGTTGCTTTAGCAGCAAGTCATAAATAGAACTTTGATTGACTTGCTCAGCGGTTAGATAGGCCACTACAGAGCTAATCATCAGGGGGAGAACAAGGTTAAAATCCTGGGTGATTTCAAAAATAATCACGATCCCAGTGAAAGGGACGCGGCTAACGGCCCCAAAGAACGCCCCCATGCCCACAAACGCGTAGGTGGTGGGTAAACCAGCCCCTAGTAGTTGAGCCTGCCCTAAGCCGACTAAATTACCTAAGGCTGCCCCCATGACTAGACTGGGGGCAAATAATCCCCCTGGAGCCCCTGATCCATAGGCAATCAGGGTTAATCCAAACTGGACCATGAAGGCCGTTAGGGCCAACTGCCAACCCAGATCTCCTAGTCCCAATAACCCCCTAAGCCCCGTATTATCCTGAAAAATGCTGGGGAGTTGGCCAATGATGCCTCCACAAATCCCCCCTGCCAAGCCAATTCGCCAGGGTAATCCGAGGAACGTGAGGCGGCGATTCAGATCAACACTAAGAAGTAGGCCTCGGTTGAACAAGGCTCCAAATCCTCCTGCCAAAATCCCCAACAGGATAAAGAAAGGAATTTCTGGAACAGAGAAGCTGGTGGAAGTTGTCACCTGCTCAAAGCTGATGGATAGGTTCTGCCCTCCCAAGACATGGGCAACAACCGCACCAATAAAGGAGGACAGAATGGCGGTCCCTAGGGTTAATCCAGATAAATCATGTAACAACTCCTCGACAATAAAGAGGACCCCAGCGATGGGAGCCGCAAACCCTGCTGCGAGTCCCGCCCCTGCACCTGCTGCAATCATCTGTTGGCGGTGGTTGGGAGCTGTTGGAAACCAGTAGCTAAGTTGAGCGGCCAGGGCAGCGCCTAATTGAACGGTGGGCCCTTGCCGACCTAAGGGCAATCCTGTGCCCAGAACTGTAATGCCACTGATCAGCTTGACCAGCGCTACTTGCCAATTGAGGGCAATGGGAAATTGTGCCAGTGCAGCCTTCACTTGCGGGATACCACTCCCCTTCGCATCCGGGGCGATGGTTTCAATCAGCAAACCTGCGATAAAACCACCGATAAAACCAATTAACGGCAACATCAAAGGGGAATGAAACTGGTTGGCAAAGTAGATGCGCAACCCACCTAACCACCCAATCCCATCCTGTAAGGCGACTGCTGCTAAACCAGAAATAAGACCAATCAGACAGGCTTCAATAATGGCAAAGCGACTGGATTGAGTGAGGTGGCGCAGGGGCTGAAATGCCGAGATTAGCTTCATAGAGAGACGCCTAGAAGCCTTTGTTTAATTAGAAGATGGTCTGGGCAGAAATACGTGCGGCGGAATCGTAGTTTGAGATTAGAAAACGCTGGGGGTGGATAGGATGCGATCGCATCTTCCGTATCATCACTACGTCTAACCAAAAACCACATCCTATAGGTGTAATAAGTTGTGATGGGCAGGGTGTTGCCGGAAGGCTAAAGAACAGTCCACATGACGCTTTGTGGAACCACTTCACAGCAACCTACCTCATCTTACCTTGGCCCCTAGCTTTGATCGGCATCCCGTCGCTGCAAAGGATTGAAGAACTCACTCAGGCCTTCACTGGCAAGGGATAATCCCACCGATAATGAGGCCATGGCCAAGCCAGGGAATAGGGTTGTCCACCAAACTTCCCCAGTGAATCCTTCCAAAGCAACTTTTAAGTCATATCCCCATTCTGGGATTTCAGCAGGCAAACCTAGCCCCAAGAAACCCAGAGCACCCAAGGTTAAAACTGAGTCCGCTGCATTTAAGGAAAACAAGACAGGCACACTCTGAATCACATTGCCGAATAGATATCGAGTAATAATTCGCCACGGAGAAGCCCCCAAAGCTCTAGCTGCCTCCATAAACAGCTCTGTCTTAATGCTGACGGTATGATTGCGAACCACGCGATAGTACTTGGGAATATAGGCCACTCCCAACGCAGCAGCAGCACTCGGAACCCCTCGTGCTGCCTCACCAATAGAAAAAGACAAAGTTACGGCGATCAGTAAACCAGGTATGGCATAAATCGAATCCATTAAGAAGAGTAAAATTCGATCCACCCAGCCCCCAAGGTATCCACTGACTAGCCCCAAAATAACGCCAAAGACAACACTAAATAAGGTTGCTGCTACCACAACTTGCAGCGCTGCCCGAGCACCATAAACCGTCCGAGCAAATACGTCATACCCAAGTTTGTCTGTTCCAAACCAATGTTCACCTGAAGGCGCACTATGGGGAATATTGTCAAGAATGCTGGTGGGGGTTGGATCTTGAATCCAATCCCACTGCTGTAGGGATGGAGCCATTAGAGCAATTATGATGAAAAAGAGAGTAATAAGAATGCCTGTAATCATTAACCAGACTGAAAGACTGGCATGGCGTGGAAACTGCAGAAAACGGGGCCAAACTTTAGTAGGAGTCATTGGCGAAAGAGAATAGGGATAAAGAATTCACAACAATTGATGCAGAATATGAGAGGAATGTTACAAAAGTTCTGATTTTTTGGCCGGTTTTAGGGTACACTCTAGACCACATTCCCCTGCAAATTTTTGGTGTGGTGTAGGCCATTGAATACTCTTAAAACCGTTTCTTCCCCCGTTAGCATAGTGGATCAGTCTGTTTCGACCAAAGCACACTCGTCGATCCTTGAGGTATGGGGGGGGACGCCACTTCAAGGTAAAGTCAAAATTAGTGGAGCCAAAAACTCCGCCCTCGTGCTGATGGCCGGAGCACTCCTATGTTCAGAACCCTGTCGTTTACGGAATGTTCCATCTCTTGCTGACATTCAAGGAATGGCCAAAATTCTCAAAACCTTAGGCGTCAAAATTAAGCAAGACAACGATGTTTTAGATCTGGATCCGACCCATATCACTACAACGGATGCCCCCTACGAACTCGTCAGTAAGCTAAGAGCCAGCTTCTTTGCCATTGGTCCTTTACTCGCTCGTATGGGCGTTGCCAAAGTTCCCTTACCTGGCGGCTGTGCAATCGGTGCAAGACCCGTAGAAATTCACGTTCGGGGCCTGAAGCAACTCGGAGCCGAAGTTTACATTGAACATGGTGTCGTCCATGCCTATGCTTCTAAGCTCAAAGGGGCCAAGATTTACCTCGATTATCCCAGTGTAGGGGC
The Acaryochloris marina S15 genome window above contains:
- a CDS encoding chloride channel protein, with the translated sequence MKLISAFQPLRHLTQSSRFAIIEACLIGLISGLAAVALQDGIGWLGGLRIYFANQFHSPLMLPLIGFIGGFIAGLLIETIAPDAKGSGIPQVKAALAQFPIALNWQVALVKLISGITVLGTGLPLGRQGPTVQLGAALAAQLSYWFPTAPNHRQQMIAAGAGAGLAAGFAAPIAGVLFIVEELLHDLSGLTLGTAILSSFIGAVVAHVLGGQNLSISFEQVTTSTSFSVPEIPFFILLGILAGGFGALFNRGLLLSVDLNRRLTFLGLPWRIGLAGGICGGIIGQLPSIFQDNTGLRGLLGLGDLGWQLALTAFMVQFGLTLIAYGSGAPGGLFAPSLVMGAALGNLVGLGQAQLLGAGLPTTYAFVGMGAFFGAVSRVPFTGIVIIFEITQDFNLVLPLMISSVVAYLTAEQVNQSSIYDLLLKQQGIQLQNASPSAQRMLDALTAEDIMQRQVETLPSDLPLDAARKIFSRSHHRGFPILEDRRLVGILSRTDLNRVTQQQKPGDTLIRDVMTPQPLTVSPTASLSDVLYILNRSHISRLPVLDGRKLIGIITRADIIHAEFDHISGQKQQDNQAFAPSYGVYLTRGPATGEGRILLPLANPDTAETLLKVAVAMAQSLNYELECLHIIHLPRNRLPAETPVQTTKSRRILQRAVRYGQRHQVSVHTQVIVAQDVAQAILEAEQTEHINLLLMGWQGQFFSGGQIGNPTVRTILQQAKSQVLVIRPATHFNMGKNQRWLIPVSGGPNVQQAIQLLPALVPISKSPNLKLFQVYPPSSDLPDPSILDHYSQFLKQACPDSTVKSTQICAQNVADAIVELARLQQTDIIVIGASPTGLVHQALKGNIPLAIAQGTEATIILVRGSGTSVVV
- a CDS encoding ABC transporter permease — encoded protein: MTPTKVWPRFLQFPRHASLSVWLMITGILITLFFIIIALMAPSLQQWDWIQDPTPTSILDNIPHSAPSGEHWFGTDKLGYDVFARTVYGARAALQVVVAATLFSVVFGVILGLVSGYLGGWVDRILLFLMDSIYAIPGLLIAVTLSFSIGEAARGVPSAAAALGVAYIPKYYRVVRNHTVSIKTELFMEAARALGASPWRIITRYLFGNVIQSVPVLFSLNAADSVLTLGALGFLGLGLPAEIPEWGYDLKVALEGFTGEVWWTTLFPGLAMASLSVGLSLASEGLSEFFNPLQRRDADQS